The Salvelinus fontinalis isolate EN_2023a unplaced genomic scaffold, ASM2944872v1 scaffold_0036, whole genome shotgun sequence region CCAAACGCATGTTAAGGCATCcaatggttctaacgatgaacggGCCCTGATTAACACTAGTAAGTACTACCTTAAAAACAGAGACACAAattctgcagttgttgaactgatgtttggtgttgaaggggaaatctgcaattgctacatccatattgtgacttttaaattatttatttatagccattgattcttgaagaatataacacatgccccatgagcttagttcaactgttgtaccccatcagaacaccaaataagcttttttactccaatgtttagaaacaatgtaaatcaacactgtatagcctcaacatggttaaagcatggttaaaactataatgttgatatcatggaaggtcagtccttgcatccataggtctgtctatgtatttgagagtagttacatttctccagccccatccatcatcttattacctaaacagtggtggaatgacagccttgttattgtttgaactgcagattggttAATTTGATTGTGTGGCtttttttaaaggggcaacctaggatttaaacagcaacaaaatggctgaccagagacttggtttggtaaacagctgagggatgggggctggagaaatgtaaccactctcaaattcatagagaaagctattgtagcAACCGTAACCCAAAacctagcgacctcgtcaagaagttcagacatcttggcgtaacagttatatggtgttggcttgacagttgctggacccaggtttgagttcagctcagggcCTCCCCCTGAATTCATTACACTATGAATAcagggactggccatccatgaggTCAAAATTATCGTTTTAAACAgattttgaggctatatagtatattctataATTTCCAGTGAAGATTTCCTGTGGGGGCAAATTATTAGAGCTGTTGATatgtcattgtataatattcagccaatTTTTTTTCATGCCATTATATTAAAGGCAAGACATACCTAGATTCAATTACATTCATGAATTGGTTTGAAACCTTTGTTTTAAACCCTTCTCAAAGTTGGTGCCTTGACGGATTTGTAAAAAATGGTTTGTCACGAaacacaattttttattttaacctttatttaactaggcaagtcagtttagaataaattcttatttacaatgactgcctaccccggacgacgctgggccaattgtgcgccgccctatgggactcccaatcatggccggttgtgatacagcctggatttgatccagggtgtctgtagtggcgcctcaagcactgagatgcggtgTCCTCTGCGCCACCTGGGAGCCCCAGAATCATGTTCCAGTGCTGTCCCCAACTAAAATACATcttggtcaaccaagagtcatctgttctttctaccaatcgccccatgtgtttttataaaatcaactatacgtactgaacttgtctgatgctttaaaaaaaatcataactttattgacaacacccaaatggatactgtcattaacgcggttcttaatactgtagcaaacattatactaagcaggacattcaagcgagccttacaattataatccaaagtagtgtgaaatgcagtcataagcaacctggaaatggaggttactcccctgagtGTTCCCCAATTCACATTCAGAATAGTTTgtgaaaactaaaatctttgctcaccatttttgctctaATCAGATAtagtacatccataactagtgctttcctcattaccagatatacgacatccataactagtggtttcctcattagcagatatactacatccatgactagtggtttcctcattagcagatacagtggggcaaaaaagtatttagtcagccaccaattgtgcaagttctcccacttaaaaagatgagggaggcctgtaattttcatcgtaggtacacttcaaccatgacagacaaaatgagaaaaagatatccagaaaatcacattgtaggattttttatgaatttatttgcaaattatggtggaaaataagtatttggtcacctacaaacaagcaagatttctggctctcacagacctgtaacttcttctttaagaggctcctctgtcctccactcgttacctgtattaatggcacctgtttgaacttgttatcagtataaaagacacctgtccacaacctcaaacagtcacactccaaactccactatggccaagaccaaagagctgtcaaaggacaccagaaacaaaattgtagacctgcaccaggctgggaggactgaatctgcaataggtaagcagcttggtttgaagaaatcaactgtgggagcaattattaggaaatggaagacatacaagaccactgataatctccctcgatctggggctccacgcaagatctcagcccgtggggtcaaaatgatcacaggAACGGTGAGCagaaatcccagaaccacacggggggacctagtgaatgacccgcagagagctgggaccaaagtaacaaagcctaccatcagtaacacacattgccgccagggactcaaatcctgcagtgccagacgtgccGCCCTGCTTAAGCCAgaacatgtccaggcccgtctgaagtttgctagagagcatttggatgatccagaagaagattaggagaatgtcatatggtcagatgaaaccaaaatataactttttggtaaaaactcaactcgtcgtgtttggaggacaaagaatgctgagttgcatccaaagaacaccatacctactgtgaagcatgggggtggaaacatcatcatgctttggggctgtttttctgcaaagggaccaggacgactgatccgtgtaaaggaaagaatgaatggggccatgtatcgtgagattttgagtgaaaatctccttccatcagcaagggcattgaagatgaaacgtggctgggtctttcagcatgacaatgatcccaaacacaccgcccgggcaacgaaggagtggcttcgtaagaagcatttcaaggtcctggagtggcctagccagtctccagatctcaaacccatagaaaatctttgaagggagttgaaagtccgtgttgcccagcaacagccccaaaacatcactgctctagaggagatctgcatggaggaatgggccaaaataccagcaacagtgtgtgaaaaccttgtgaagacttacagaaaacgtttgacctctgtcattgccaacaaagggtatataacaaagtattgagataaacttttgttattgaccaaatacttattttccaccatatttTGCaattaaattcattaaaaatcctacaatgtgattttctggatttttttccttctcattttgtctgtcatagttgaagtgtacctatgatgaaaattacaggcctctctcatctttttaagtgggagaacttgcacaatcggtggctgactaaatacttttttgtcccactgtatactacatccataactagtggtttcctcatttccagatatactacatccataactagtggtttcctcattaccagatacactacatccataactagtggtttcctcattaccagatataccacatccataactagtcgtttcctcattaccagatacactacatccataactaatggtttcctcattagcagggaggagtttctacaaccaGATACACCACATCCATAattagtggtttcctcattagtaGGGAGGAGTTTCTATAACCAAATTGCATTTGCATCGCCCTCGTGCCGCAATTTTAGGAAACATAGAAAGGGgcttatattggagaccaaaagttgtCTGGCACAgtgcttagagtttcaacaacatgaataacgtatttctagcctacaatcaccgatgttactactaaaatatgactattcttgctcattttaagacaattgtaacattcattacagacttcaattgttgtacaacatcatggttacgctgttggcatcaccttttacagtggatttccactGTTGTGGGCCTTGAACCAtttgtctgactttgttgttcacacaggagagagacgggactatcgtggatcctctggggagcctcaacaacctcatgatgcggaagaggcagagaagagtcctTCCAGaccagaacacctcaagaaacacctgcagagatccacatggaagagaactcactgctgctctgactgtgggaagagattcacctcatcaggcattaaaattcatcagagaatccacacaggagagaaaccttatagctgtgatcaatgtgggaagagttttactacatctggctctctgacagtgcaccagagaatacacacaggagagaaaccttatagctgtggtcaatgtgggaagaggtttactcagtcaaccagcctgatatcacaccagagaatacacacaggagagaaaccttatagctgtgatcaatgtgggaagagttttactacatctggctctctgactttacaccagagaatacacacaggggagaaatcttatagctgtgatcaatgtgggaaaagttttaTTCAATCTAGTTATCTGACAATGCACCAGAgactacacacaggagagagaccttacagctgtggtcaatgtgggaagagtttttgtcaatctagAGATCTGATAGTGCACCAGagagcacacacaggagagaaaccttatagctgtggtcaatgtgggaagagttttactacatctagcattCTGActcgacaccagagaacacacacaggagagaaaccttatagctgtggtcaatgtgggaagagttttactacatctagcattctgactcaacaccagagaacacacacaggagagaaatcttatagctgtggtcaatgtgggaagagttttgttcgatctggccatctgacaatacaccagagaacacacacaggagaaaaaccttatagctgtggtcaatgtgggaagagttttgttcgaTCTGACTatctgacattacaccagagaacacacacaggagaaaaacctcatagctgtgatcagagataaaagatctctgatcaaatatCAGAAAATTtatacatgaaggagttgtttcatgatatcaatgaattaatgtcaTAATGTAGAAGCCTAAACGTCCCCTGTTCTATGGATTtcagaatgatatatatatatattagcctGGGGGGGGtggaagagtactatttatgtgatttaacaaaaagtgactaacaaaaaaagagttgtcctctaaccagggatgtaCACATTGTTCTcagattccgtgtggtttttgagctgttagttttaacaggacgtgcaacctcatctccctcctcaatGTGATATCGATGAGatgatgacaaataagtgttgtgttcctttgtttagcgacccctaaatttaaatgcatcactccaaaatgtagctcactgtcttctgcaggttgtcctctaaccagtgaggtaaaatatatctcccatttccatatgttttttttagttgtgttagtttcaacagcaagTACAACCTGATTTACCAACCCCCCCCCCTAattgatatcagtgatttattgctacttgtcaaaacaacagcgttttTGGTGCTTGTGTCTGTGGTGAGGACCTCTTGGTTTCTGATTGTCTCAAGGTTGGGCAGTCAAAAagatttgtgttttgtgtttagcCAGTGTGTTCCATGGATCACACATTATTTTGACtttccgtattggagatgagttttgtttgggctcgttccaaggggacgagagttctagaagctagtgagttttaggaagacgacaTGAAGGGAGAACTgattaaaataaaatatacactttcttttttcttgtttttaattgttgacagccagtagacaccatgtttatattgtagttgattataatgtgaaatggaagttgttttctgttgatgGTGAGCATTCTCTTAAATTAGTCTTtgttttttccatttatgttttgaggttggactttagctcgtatagctcgttagcacgtagggcgcactgattggtgtcacctcgttagtcaatatgtgttacacctgtgctagcttgtccatctcgttagtgggaaggtgtttcaggttctatttaagagtgtctggcccagtgctccagttgtcttgatagatgtggaatgtcaacacctttagttgatccacctttttggtttactTCCTGtgtaagtttggtgtgggtttttcttttgtttgcctcttcttgggcagatttagtgggtctcatggtgggtgtcttttatgtCCCTTTTATGTTTTATTGTTAcaagtcaactttcagtggacattgagagcaaaactgcaacattatgttataatacttttattgcatcaaatggttgttttatgcaacagaatagagggttcttagaactattgtgttggtgtgttctactgaggatgggcctcggagagaaaacactgacaggagatttacaatgtattttgggtgataaaacctaaagagaccgcattccagagcatgagttaatgtttctgttctatatggtaccagggagagGGCCAGTAAACCTCAGGGCCAGTTCTCGTCTCTACACAAAGAGTACTGTTTTTACAtgagatactgtctgctgtgaattataagtatctttcatacaaatcttaaccttgtgacccgttctatacatctgttgttcgtcatgtaggttgaaaggggtgtatcttggctgtaaaagacctttgtacttttgtctcgtgGCTCTCAACAAATCATCTGGGGGTTATTTgtcgaccagccatcattattgtagagcactcaattgattcactttatatgtgCGTTGTcttgacctgctcccttattaataagtgaataaagatttagtttaagaataactctgacttgtgtgataagtttgtctcatTTGATATTAAAGAAATTAACCACATTTGGCGATGGGGATGTGACTCTTCATTTGGTGAtgctcctgatgacctgggtaaatggtaCACGAGGGATCCCTCAAACTTGGAATCTCAGGAGACCACACTTCGGGAACGGAGCAGATGgacccacctttgatctgagaggcagcgagccgagtggataccacatctcaaacgtagtttaaaaaaaagaaaaaggtgAGTGAAACAAgcagagtttaaaaaaaaaaaggcctTGTAGGCTTTCAGTGAGTATTCCTGTGTGAGGGGGCATCTTGGAGGCGTAAACAGGGCCGAGGCAATAGCCTCTGAGTGTGTGTTCCTGAGTGAGGGGACACCTTGGAGGTGTGAACAGGGCCGAGCCAGCTATCTATGTGAACTGGATGCAAACTAGAATCTGTGTTTACTAGTTAAGACCATGTATGATATAGTATAAGCTAGTAAGGTGCACCTATAATTATTCCCAGTATGAAAGGAGTTGCTAGATTTATTAATTAAACCTAGGAAGTTAGTGAAACAAGGTGGCTGATTAGCTGTTGATGTTGAAGaagcgtcccgtccactagattaagTCAGAGTGGCAGAATCACCTGAATGacgcacatcgccatctgctgactggagttggTATCGCAGTTGAGAAAATACTTTCAGACAAAAAGCTAAATAGCGACTGCCTCTAAAAACCAACGACTCCCTTTGAAAACGGGCGATGCGGCATCAGAAACATTAATTATAGTGTAAAAATGTACTACACAGTGCAGATACACAGAATAACTTTGGTCATACCCACTCAGCACGTGACGTCGAATTATGGGCGAAATCAGGTCTCTGTTGTGGCCTCTGTTTTGCCCTAAAATAGTCATCCCTAATTGGGTTGTGTATAACTATGCAAATGTCTCTCGGACAAGGTAACTTTTATCAATATACACTTTAAAAACTAAAGTTTCTTGGAGTATCCTTTAGgcgttcttcaaattgaaactgtgggggaacccctaaAAGTTCATTGAAGAAAACCTTTTGGGATTCATTTTTTAAACtccctgtccaccctccctccattataaaaacatattttaataataacaatattgacaatattgatttaaataattaattgtttatttagtggcaccacaaatgtgaattaatatttgcaaaacaatttaccaaacaaaacacattacaaaattgcaacatttctgcagacatgtcagaccataataaataatacatttactttgtatagtgcttttcatgacatttaaaatatataaaataatgatGTACAATAAAAACATACATTAAAAATGAATCATAGGTAAACTAGCAATATTGTAGACTTGATGCTAAATACAGATTTTTAAGCTTTAGTGTGTATATCGTATCCACTTAGTTATGTTAGGAAGTTTGCCATCTTTATGACCGGCCCTGGTAACTTCACCCCAACTTCTCTTATCCCCAGAACACAGTAaccctgtctggctctggcgttccgccagcggaactcctcccacattccactgaaaaggcagagcgcaaaattcaaaatatatttttttgaaatatttaactttcacacattaacaagtccaatacagcaaatgaaaggtacacatcttgtgaatccagccaacatgtccgatttttaaaatgttttacagcgaaaacagcacgtatatttatgttagctcaccaccaaatacaaaaaagaacagacatttttcacagcacaggtagcatgcacaaagccaacctaactaaccaagaaccaaccaaactaaccaacaaacaacttcatcagatgacagtcttataacatgttattcaacaaatctatgttttgttagaaaaatgtgcatatttcaggtataaatcatagtttacattgcagctacaatcagaaattgcaccgaaaacagccataataattacagacaccaacgtcaaatacctaaatactcatcataaaacatttctgaaaaatacatagtgtacagcaaatgaaagacaggcatcttgtgattccagacaatatttccgatttcttaagtgttttacagtgaaaacacaatatagcgttatattagcttaccacaatagccagaaacacaagccattccccagtagcaaatgttagcgatcgtaacaaaccagcaaaagatatataatttttgactaaccttgataagcttcatcagatgacagtcctataacatcaggttatacatacacttatgttttgttcgaaaatgtgcatatttagagctgaaatcagtggttatacattgtgctaacgtagcatctttttcccacaacgtccggatatttttctgacactttttctgacacacatattctgaccaaatgactattcataaacataactaaaaaatacatgttgtataggaaatgatagatacactagttcttaatgcaatcgccgtgttagaattctaaaaataacttcattacgacatccagcttaggtatagcgagagagtacccaaaagctgggcgcaaacgactagcacaacatgttcgacagatatatgaaatagcatcataaaatgggtcctacttttgctgatctttcatcagaatgttgtacaaggggtcctttgtcgggaacaatcgttgtttggatttagaacggcctttttccctctcgatttagcaagcacacttgccaagtggcgcaaatctctccatgtcaacaaacggaagatcacggcaaaactcccgaaaaaaattcaataatctgattaaactatattgaaaaaacatactttacgatgatgttgtca contains the following coding sequences:
- the LOC129842391 gene encoding zinc finger protein 501-like; translation: MSSLSYSPPAKEERVCWTEKEGLWLNVIVKEEEEDVTIQKQVEGEAVTVKEEEKDVSVKEEEDAFRVKEEEDVTVKEEGEEKEEDAVFEVKGQEITVTLKEEKEEQEEETGDLIKTRERRDYRGSSGEPQQPHDAEEAEKSPSRPEHLKKHLQRSTWKRTHCCSDCGKRFTSSGIKIHQRIHTGEKPYSCDQCGKSFTTSGSLTVHQRIHTGEKPYSCGQCGKRFTQSTSLISHQRIHTGEKPYSCDQCGKSFTTSGSLTLHQRIHTGEKSYSCDQCGKSFIQSSYLTMHQRLHTGERPYSCGQCGKSFCQSRDLIVHQRAHTGEKPYSCGQCGKSFTTSSILTRHQRTHTGEKPYSCGQCGKSFTTSSILTQHQRTHTGEKSYSCGQCGKSFVRSGHLTIHQRTHTGEKPYSCGQCGKSFVRSDYLTLHQRTHTGEKPHSCDQR